From the Mycoplasmatota bacterium genome, one window contains:
- a CDS encoding ABC transporter substrate-binding protein, with protein MKKIQVLLLLALLTLLVSCKGNKHEVNIGILKVPNDAMLAKQMGLFEEKFGDLGYEVNYFIFDSGVDANKAIVSGDIDFATMGNINGLVALGSNLDAELVWIHETLGEVEALAVRESVGITSVEDLRGKKIATTFVSTAHYVLLNVLKEAGIEDEVELLNMKTSELTAAWLRGDIDAAYTWQPSLGTLLDNGGSIIVSSEDMIEKGYMTANVELARKSFAEEHPELVTTYIECMVEAFEYFNTNKSDAIDKLATELELDVEEITIEVSGSIWTSLEEMQGDEFITEYIDTMYSQSDFLLNQDFVDRIISRDEIAVFINNSYALDVNNEENN; from the coding sequence ATGAAAAAAATTCAAGTTTTACTGTTACTCGCATTATTAACATTATTAGTAAGTTGTAAAGGAAATAAGCATGAAGTTAATATAGGTATATTAAAAGTGCCTAACGATGCTATGCTTGCTAAACAAATGGGATTATTTGAGGAAAAATTTGGTGATTTAGGATATGAAGTTAATTATTTTATTTTTGATTCAGGGGTTGATGCAAATAAAGCCATCGTTTCAGGAGATATCGACTTTGCTACTATGGGAAATATTAATGGATTAGTTGCTTTAGGAAGCAACTTAGATGCTGAACTTGTTTGGATTCATGAAACTTTAGGTGAGGTTGAAGCCTTAGCTGTAAGAGAAAGTGTTGGTATTACTTCAGTTGAAGATTTAAGAGGAAAGAAAATTGCCACAACTTTTGTTTCTACAGCTCATTATGTTTTACTTAACGTCTTAAAAGAGGCTGGAATTGAAGATGAAGTTGAATTATTAAATATGAAGACTAGTGAACTAACTGCTGCTTGGTTACGTGGTGATATCGATGCAGCTTATACTTGGCAACCATCTTTAGGAACGCTTCTAGATAATGGTGGAAGTATCATAGTTTCATCAGAAGATATGATTGAAAAAGGTTATATGACTGCGAATGTTGAATTAGCTAGAAAATCATTTGCTGAAGAACATCCAGAATTAGTTACTACTTACATCGAATGCATGGTTGAAGCATTTGAATACTTCAATACAAATAAAAGTGATGCGATTGATAAATTAGCTACTGAATTAGAGTTAGATGTAGAAGAAATCACAATCGAAGTCAGTGGATCCATTTGGACAAGTTTGGAAGAAATGCAAGGGGATGAGTTCATCACTGAATACATAGATACCATGTATTCACAATCAGATTTCTTATTAAATCAAGACTTCGTTGACAGAATTATCTCAAGAGATGAAATAGCTGTATTTATAAACAACTCCTATGCTTTGGATGTAAATAATGAAGAAAATAATTGA